A genome region from Penaeus vannamei isolate JL-2024 chromosome 20, ASM4276789v1, whole genome shotgun sequence includes the following:
- the LOC113800264 gene encoding alpha-(1,6)-fucosyltransferase-like — protein sequence MALDKLKKLLVFAFVFVQLYCSTVLVFIGTNRSRVSPSWERAEDGSLSVASDQTPEPLVEAEQMRRQVGRDVRYTWQFLKFHLRHLNSSNANLGTDLDELEHYFRVTSYDLTRLGEVGGFQHWGEEEAAALSALVQHRLRVLQNPRDCASAKKIFCDFRVAGRGIGSQLHHLSYCFLASYGTQRTLILDTKNYNGNPEGLETFFLPLSDTCTSYDKSQMVPWPGKKDSLVVRFPSMDRPNPRPNYFPKSIPKDISERLVRLHGDPFAWWMGQFFKYAMRMNKDFQDYIDNQAREMGYESPIVGLQIRRSDKLIREAVYIDLSVYMQEVDEFYKQLELRQPVAQRRIFLATDDPKVIPEINKKYPEYKVVYNSASVDSTRLNQRKKSESVRYFFADVYFLSRSDFLVCGMTSNICRLCYELMQSLHADASTRVSSVDRDYYFHFEVDHVAKARFPHKPKRPEELEMQEGDLVEGSNRGHFSEHPSKNNGFLWGKNTRTNKSGYYPAYKTVEVLKKADVLSFEHIDRKK from the exons ATGGCGCTTGATAAGCTGAAAAAGTTGTTGGTTTTCGCCTTCGTCTTCGTGCAGCTCTACTGCTCGACAGTTCTGGTCTTTATTGGCACAAATAGGAGCAG AGTTTCGCCATCATGGGAGCGGGCGGAAGACGGTTCCCTCTCAG TTGCATCTGACCAGACGCCAGAGCCATTGGTGGAGGCCGAGCAGATGCGTCGACAGGTGGGAAGAGACGTGCGTTACACCTGGCAGTTCTTGAAATTCCACCTAAGGCATCTTAACTCAAGCAACGCCAATCTTGGTACCGATCTTGATGAACTGGAACATTACTTTCG AGTGACCTCCTACGACCTCACGCGCCTTGGCGAGGTCGGCGGGTTTCAgcactggggagaggaggaggccgcCGCCCTCAGCGCCCTCGTCCAGCACCGGCTGCGCGTCCTGCAGAATCCTCGCGATTGCGCCTCCGCCAAGAAGATCTTTTGCGACTTTAGAGTTGCC GGGCGAGGGATAGGGAGCCAACTACACCACCTGAGCTACTGTTTCCTGGCGTCATATGGCACTCAGCGGACCTTGATTCTAGATACGAAGAATTACAATGGCAATCCCGAAGGACTCGAgacgttcttccttcctctcagcgACACTTGCACAAGTTACGACAAGTCTCAGATGGTTCCTTGGCCAG GAAAGAAAGATTCGCTCGTGGTGCGTTTCCCGAGTATGGACAGACCGAATCCGAGGCCGAACTATTTTCCAAAGTCAATCCCGAAGGACATTTCCGAGCGTCTGGTGCGCCTCCACGGAGATCCTTTTGCCTGGTGGATGGGCCAGTTCTTCAAGTACGCCATGAGGATGAACAAGGATTTCCAGGATTACATTGATAACCAAGCGCGAGAAATGGGTTACGAGTCTCCTATTGTAGG CTTGCAGATTCGACGGTCTGACAAGCTGATAAGAGAGGCAGTTTACATTGACCTCAGTGTGTACATGCAAGAAGTGGATGAATTCTACAAACAGCTGGAGTTGCGACAGCCTGTTGCTCAACGGAGGATCTTCTTGGCCACAGACGATCCAAAAGTAATTCCAGAAATAAATAAGAA GTACCCGGAGTACAAGGTCGTGTACAACTCGGCCAGTGTCGACTCGACGCGCTTGAACCAGcggaagaagagtgagagtgtgaggtaTTTCTTCGCTGATGTTTACTTCCTCTCGCGGTCCGACTTCCTCGTCTGCGGGATGACCTCCaac ATCTGCAGGCTGTGTTACGAGCTGATGCAGAGCCTCCACGCGGACGCCTCGACCCGCGTGTCGTCGGTCGACAGAGATTACTACTTCCACTTCGAGGTCGATCATGTCGCCAAAGCTCGCTTCCCTCATAAGCCTAAgag GCCCGAAGAACTAGAAATGCAAGAAGGAGATCTGGTGGAAGGAAGCAACAGAGGTCACTTCTCCGAACATCCCAGCAAAAACAATGGGTTTCTGTGGGGCAAGAACACGCGCACCAACAAATCTGGTTATTACCCCGCTTACAAGACCGTCGAGGTTTTGAAAAAAGCAGATGTTCTATCCTTTGAAC